From a region of the Arachis ipaensis cultivar K30076 chromosome B09, Araip1.1, whole genome shotgun sequence genome:
- the LOC107616977 gene encoding FBD-associated F-box protein At4g10400-like — translation MDRISNLPDCILLHILSFLPTKTAFFTAVLSRRWTHLCHDLQHFDFNQIQFHNRNQTWSDFSSRKRLFATVNWILSRHKAPPIRTFRLTCNVDQFDQSTVEWFIRKVFGPNLEELNLQLSLVDRSYHRVFIPNGVLSCTSLVTLRLNGGITIPSPLSSSCPYHLPSLKTLQLYNVVTSVGNLEEILSHCTALETLILDSIVLSREGQGQLRICFPSLKSLHSKSCFWEPLRLFVIDTPSLKRLDIQVESGFREIRVRNLHNVEEASINLPWQFPVLKFLVKLCRIRILVLRLLVFDCLPDAPPHLIPEFTCLQRLELTVRCFDTRYIMDMLQKCPMLKLLAVVFNASPYDKDPLLSRKWEHPVKVPTCLASHLQLIKIKRYFESRDDRDFFAYVLQHGLVLESLDIQVDRARAKGFPEELFLFPRSSKACQINFCWNQEEEEKKKKAPR, via the exons ATGGACAGGATCAGCAACCTGCCGGATTGCATACTGTTACACATCCTCTCCTTCCTCCCGACAAAAACCGCCTTCTTCACCGCCGTCCTCTCTCGCCGATGGACCCACCTCTGCCATGACCTCCAACACTTCGACTTCAACCAAATTCAATTTCATAACCGCAACCAAACCTGGTCAGACTTCAGTTCACGGAAGCGATTGTTCGCCACCGTTAATTGGATTCTCTCCCGCCACAAAGCGCCGCCAATTCGAACCTTTCGTCTCACCTGCAACGTAGATCAATTCGATCAAAGCACTGTGGAGTGGTTCATTAGAAAGGTTTTTGGGCCAAACCTCGAGGAATTGAACCTCCAACTCTCCCTCGTCGATCGCTCCTATCACAGAGTCTTTATTCCCAACGGCGTTCTCAGTTGCACTTCCCTCGTGACTCTCCGTTTAAACGGAGGCATAACAATCCCTTCGCCGCTTTCATCGTCGTGCCCTTATCACTTGCCATCACTCAAGACACTGCAATTGTATAATGTCGTAACCTCTGTTGGTAACTTGGAGGAGATTCTCTCTCACTGCACTGCTCTTGAGACTCTTATTCTTGACTCAATCGTTCTATCACGCGAGGGCCAAGGCCAATTGAGAATTTGTTTTCCTTCTTTGAAGAGTTTGCACTCCAAATCTTGTTTTTGGGAACCTCTTAGATTGTTTGTTATAGACACACCATCTCTTAAACGTCTTGATATCCAAGTTGAGTCGGGGTTTCGCGAGATCCGTGTTCGCAACTTGCACAACGTGGAGGAAGCCAGCATCAACCTTCCTTGGCAATTCCCTGTGCTGAAGTTTCTTGTGAAGCTTTGCAGGATAAGGATTTTGGTGCTGCGTTTATTAGTGTTTGATTGTTTACCTGATGCTCCTCCGCACCTTATTCCGGAATTTACCTGTTTACAGAGGCTAGAGCTTACTGTTAGGTGTTTCGACACCAGATACATCATGGATATGCTTCAGAAATGTCCCATGCTTAAACTTCTTGCTGTTGTTTTTAACGCTAGCCCTTATGATAAG GATCCACTTCTGTCACGAAAATGGGAACACCCAGTCAAGGTTCCTACTTGTCTTGCATCACATCTGCAACTGATTAAAATCAAGAGATATTTTGAATCCAGAGATGATAGAGATTTTTTCGCCTATGTTCTTCAACATGGACTTGTTTTGGAGTCACTTGATATTCAGGTGGATCGTGCGAGAGCTAAAGGATTTCCAGAAGAATTATTCCTTTTCCCAAGGAGTTCTAAGGCGTGCCAAATTAACTTTTGCTGGAATCAG